In Limibacter armeniacum, a single window of DNA contains:
- a CDS encoding DUF4153 domain-containing protein — protein MNSKIHQLLLPLLGGFLFIQLFFDEVMGINTLLFTLFIIGSAWVIYPEIIGRKTVRIALASHLFTAIMVVAYGSIMAKVMYMISFAVLAGFMHQAALMHVLSAGVTAIQAWFKFPRLFIYTIVLHLPDIKALAFHKWWYWMRITVVPLVCLAVFMWIYSAANPVFASGLAYVTEDALRGFIWILESLSFSKIFFFCLGTWIVGWVLLKSQLGMLLDIEIQNPENIIRKRGNNRRDIPTMQRQFYPVFPMNALKNEFRSAATLLIMVNVLLLVVNAIDIIWIWVGFEYKAGMDLSLFVHEGTWLLIASIFLSMGILIYYFRKNLNFIKENPRLKLLAKAWIIQNFILAISVGVRNYHYIAHFGLAYKRLGVIVFLILTIAGLYSMYYKIEHRKSFAYLLRVNGWNTFLILICCTAINWDTMIANYNLKYSPVLDRGFLLRELSDKTAPILHQHKDKMVYNLDDPSLNERYNNMLADKIDNLKSDVGNRSWLSWNFADWQAYQYFTENDK, from the coding sequence ATGAATTCAAAAATCCATCAACTACTTCTTCCGCTACTAGGCGGTTTTCTCTTCATCCAACTATTTTTTGATGAAGTAATGGGCATCAATACCCTGTTGTTTACCCTATTTATTATTGGTAGTGCTTGGGTCATATACCCTGAAATAATTGGCAGAAAAACGGTCCGTATTGCCTTAGCCAGCCACCTGTTTACGGCTATCATGGTAGTTGCATATGGCTCTATCATGGCTAAAGTAATGTATATGATCTCCTTTGCTGTATTAGCTGGTTTTATGCACCAAGCAGCATTAATGCATGTTCTTTCTGCCGGCGTCACAGCCATACAAGCATGGTTCAAGTTCCCAAGGCTTTTCATTTATACCATTGTACTCCACCTACCTGATATAAAAGCGCTGGCTTTTCATAAATGGTGGTACTGGATGCGTATTACGGTTGTGCCACTTGTCTGTCTGGCTGTTTTTATGTGGATTTACAGTGCAGCCAATCCTGTATTTGCCTCTGGCTTGGCATATGTCACAGAAGATGCATTGAGGGGCTTTATCTGGATATTGGAATCCCTTTCTTTTTCTAAAATATTCTTCTTCTGCCTCGGAACATGGATTGTAGGGTGGGTACTGCTCAAAAGTCAGTTGGGCATGCTATTGGATATTGAGATACAAAATCCTGAAAACATTATAAGGAAAAGGGGAAATAACCGAAGGGACATCCCAACTATGCAAAGACAATTTTATCCTGTCTTTCCAATGAATGCCCTGAAAAATGAATTCCGCTCTGCTGCTACCCTGCTGATCATGGTCAATGTACTGCTACTTGTTGTCAATGCAATTGATATCATCTGGATTTGGGTTGGCTTTGAGTATAAAGCAGGAATGGATCTCTCTCTATTTGTACACGAAGGCACTTGGCTATTAATTGCTAGTATCTTCCTTTCAATGGGAATTCTAATCTATTACTTCAGGAAAAACCTAAACTTTATCAAAGAAAATCCTCGCCTAAAGCTATTGGCAAAGGCATGGATTATACAGAATTTCATTCTGGCTATCTCGGTCGGTGTACGAAACTACCATTACATTGCCCATTTTGGATTGGCTTATAAAAGGCTTGGTGTAATTGTTTTTCTTATTCTGACAATCGCCGGACTCTACAGTATGTATTATAAAATAGAGCATCGCAAAAGTTTTGCTTACCTGTTACGTGTCAATGGCTGGAATACATTTCTGATCCTCATTTGCTGTACGGCAATCAACTGGGACACTATGATTGCGAATTACAATCTGAAATATAGCCCTGTACTGGACAGAGGGTTTTTACTTCGAGAACTCTCTGATAAAACAGCCCCTATCCTGCATCAGCATAAGGATAAGATGGTCTATAACCTCGATGATCCCTCACTAAACGAAAGGTACAACAACATGCTGGCAGACAAAATAGACAATCTAAAATCCGATGTCGGTAACAGAAGCTGGCTATCATGGAATTTTGCAGACTGGCAGGCTTATCAATATTTTACAGAAAACGACAAATAA